Part of the Streptomyces europaeiscabiei genome is shown below.
CCGAAACTAGGAGACACCTTGAAGCGCGACATCCACCCCGAGTACGTCGAGACGCAGGTCAGCTGCACCTGTGGCGCGTCGTTCACCACCCGTAGCACGATCGAGAGCGGCACCATCCGTGCCGAGGTCTGCTCCGAGTGCCACCCGTTCTACACGGGCAAGCAGAAGATCCTCGACACCGGTGGCCGCGTGGCCCGCTTCGAGGCCCGCTTCGGCAAGGCCGCCGCTGCCAACAAGTAGCGAGCCCCCAGCGCCGGTCCGCGGTGCCCCTCCGGGGGCGTCGGGACCGGCGCTTTGCGGTGCAGCGCACAGGCACGGCCCACAGGCGCAGCCCATGGGTGCGGCCCACTCACAACGTCGTACAGGGAGCCGGAGAGATGTTCGAGGCGGTCGAGGAACTGGTCGGGGAGCACGCCGACCTGGAGAAGAAGCTCGCCGACCCGTCGGTCCACGCCGACCAGGCCAACGCGCGCAAGCTGAACAAGCGCTACGCGGAGCTGACCCCGATCGTCGGCACGTACCGCTCCTGGAAGCAGACCGGCGACGACATCGAGACCGGCCGGGAGTTCGCGGCGGACGACCCGGACTTCATCGCCGAGGTCAAGGAGCTGGAGAAGCAGCGCGAGGAACTGACGGAGAAGCTGCGGCTGCTCCTCGTCCCGCGCGACCCCAGCGACGACAAGGACGTCATCCTGGAGATCAAGGCCGGCGCGGGCGGCGACGAGTCCGCCCTCTTCGCCGGTGACCTCCTGCGCATGTACCTCCGGTACGCCGAGCGCGTCGGCTGGAAGACCGAGATCATCGACTCCACCGAGTCCGAGCTGGGCGGCTACAAGGACGTCCAGGTCGCCGTGAAGACCAAGGGCGGCCAGGGCGCCACCGAGCCCGGTCAGGGCGTCTGGGCCCGGCTGAAGTACGAGGGCGGGGTGCACCGCGTGCAGCGCGTGCCGTCGACCGAGTCGCAGGGCCGTATCCACACCTCCGCCGCCGGTGTGCTCGTCACGCCCGAGGCCGAGGAGGTCGACGTCGAGATCCACGCGAACGATCTGCGGATCGACGTCTACCGCTCCTCCGGGCCCGGCGGGCAGTCCGTCAACACCACCGACTCCGCCGTGCGCATCACGCACCTTCCCACCGGAGTCGTCGCCTCCTGCCAGAACGAGAAGAGCCAGCTGCAGAACAAGGAGCAGGCGATGCGTATCCTGCGCTCCAGGCTGCTCGCCGCGGCACAGGAGGAGGCGGAGAAGAATGCCGCCGACGCCCGCCGCAGCCAGGTCCGCACCGTCGACCGCTCCGAGAAGATCCGCACGTACAACTTCCCGGAGAACCGCATCTCGGACCACCGCGTCGGCTTCAAGTCCTACAACCTGGACCAGGTCCTGGACGGTGAACTCGACGCGGTGATCCAGGCCTGCGTCGACGCGGACTCGGCCGCGAAGCTGGCAGCCGCGTAAGGCACGTACGAGTAGACCAGCACGACGGAGGACTTGCGTGAACCTGCTGCTCGGGGAAGTGGCCCAGGCCACCCAGCGCCTGGCCGACGCCGGCGTGCCCTCGCCGCGCAACGACGCGGAGGAGCTCGCCGCGTTCGTGCACGGCGTCAAGCGGGGCGAGCTGCACACCGTCAAGGACTCCGACTTCGACGCCCGGTACTGGGAGGTCATCGCGCGCCGCGAGGCCCGTGAGCCGCTCCAGCACATCACCGGGCGGGCCTACTTCCGCTACCTCGAACTTCAGGTCGGGCCAGGGGTGTTCGTGCCGCGGCCGGAGACCGAGTCGGTGGTCGGCTGGGCCATAGACGCCGTCCGCGCGATGGACGTCGTCGAGCCGCTCATCGTCGATCTGTGCACCGGCTCCGGCGCCATCGCCCTCGCGCTCGCCCAGGAGGTGCCGCGCTCGCGCGTGCACGCCGTGGAGCTGTCCGAGGACGCCCTGAAGTGGACCCGCAAGAACATGGCGGGCTCCAGGGTCGACCTGCGCCAGGGCAACGCCCTGGACGCCTTCCGCGACCTCGACGGCCAGGTCGACCTGGTCGTCTCCAACCCGCCGTACATCCCGCTCACGGAGTGGGAGTACGTGGCGCCGGAGGCCCGCGACTACGATCCCGAACTCGCCCTGTTCTCAGGGGAGGACGGCCTGGATCTCATCCGGGGCATCGAACGCACGGCCCATCGGCTCCTGCGCCCCGGCGGTGTCGTCGTCATCGAGCATGCCGACACCCAGGGCGGCCAGGTGCCCTGGATCTTCACCGAGGAGCGGGGCTGGGCCGACGCGGCCGACCACCCGGACCTCAACAACCGGCCGCGGTTCGCGACCGCCCGCAAGGCGCTGCCCTGATGAGCACGCGCCCGACGACAACCCCCCAGCAGCAGTACGTGTACGAGGAGGCCCGCTAGATGGCACGGCGATACGACACCAACGACGCGACCGACCGCGCCACCGGTCTGCGCGAGGCCGCGTCCGCCGTCCGCCGGGGCGAGCTCGTGGTACTGCCGACGGACACCGTGTACGGCATCGGCGCGGACGCCTTCACCTCCGAGGCCGTGGCCGATCTCCTGGAGGCCAAGGGCCGGGGCCGCAACATGCCCACGCCCGTGCTCATCGGCTCCCCGAACACCCTGCACGGCCTCGTCACGGACTTCTCCGAGATGGCCTGGGAGCTGGTCGACGCCTTCTGGCCGGGCGCGCTGACCCTCGTCGCCAAGCACCAGCCGTCGCTGCAGTGGGACCTCGGCGACACCCGCGGCACGGTCGCCGTGCGCATGCCGCTGCACCCGGTCGCCATCGAGCTGCTGACCGAGGTCGGCCCCATGGCGGTCTCCTCCGCGAACCTGACCGGTCACCCGGCGCCGGAGAACTGTGACGCCGCCGAGGCGATGCTCGGGGACTCCGTCTCCGTGTATCTCGACGGCGGTCCGACCCCCGGCAACGAGCCGTCCTCCATCGTCGACGTCACGGGCAAGGTGCCGGTGCTGCTGCGTGCGGGCGCTCTGTCGGCGGAGGAGCTGCGCAAGGTCGTACCCGACCTCGAGGTGGCGAATTGACGGCCCCTGACGCGGGGCGTGGCATATGGGACGGGGAAGAGACGCGGACCTTCACGGGGCTGCCGCGGGACACCTTCCGCATCCTCCACGTCAGCACAGGCAACGTGTGCCGCTCGCCGATCACCGAGCGGCTGACCCGGCATGCCCTGGCGGACCGGCTCGGGGACCCGCTGTGGGGCGGTCTGGTCGTCGAGAGCGCCGGGACCTGGGGGCACGAGGGGGCGCCCATGGAGGCGAACGCGGAGGCGGTCCTCGCGGACTTCGGAGCGGACGCCTCCGGCTTCACGGGGCGTGAGCTGCTCGACGAGCACGTCATCCGCGCCGACCTCGTGCTGACGGCCACCCGGGACCACCGGGCCCAGGTCATCTCCATGGGGCACTCCGCCGGGCTGCGCACCTTCACCCTGAAGGAGTTCACCCGCCTGGTCCGCGCCATCGACCCGACCACGCTCCCTCCCCTGGAGGAGGGCATGGTCGTACGCGCGCGTGCGCTGGTCCGCGCCGCGGCGGCTCTACGCGGGTGGCTCCTGGCCCCCACCGCCGAGGCCGACGAGGTCTACGACCCGTACGGGGCGCCTCTGCCGTTCTTCCGGTCGGTGGGCGACGAGATACATCAGGCACTGGATCCGGTGGTGACGGCACTGACGGGGGTGCCGGCGCGGGCCTGACTCCTTGGTGGGGTGTGGTCGGTGGGTGGAGTCCGGCTGCGGTGTCTTGAAGCAGGGGGCCCGCCGGGGCCGTGTGCCGCGAGGGGCGCGTCGGGGATCGGTTCCGGTGGTGACGGGGATGTCGGGGGTGCCGGCGCGGGCCTGACTCCTTGGTGGGGTGTGGTCGGTGGGTGGAGTCCGGCGCGGTGTCTTGAAGCCGGGGGCCCGCCGGGGCCGAGTGGCGCGGAGGGCGCGACTTTGGTGGTGATGGCGCTGGCGGGGGCGCCGGCGGGCTTGACCCCCTGCGGTTCGCAGCGGTTCGCGGTGACAAAGTCGAGCATCCCGGGCGTCTGCGGCCTACATTGGTCGTACGTCACCGTCGACGCCCCGGAGTCCATCATGTCGGTCACCCCTGTCCTAGAGGCCGATGTCCTGCGGCGGCAGGATCCCGAGCTGGCCGACATCCTGCTCGGTGAGCTCGATCGGCAGGCGACGACGCTTCAGCTCGTCGCCGCGGAGAACTTCACCTCGCCCGCCGTGCTGGCCGCTCTGGGGTCGCCGCTCGCGAACAAGTACGCGGAGGGCTATCCGGGGGCCCGGTACCACGGTGGCTGCGAGATGGTGGACGTCGCCGAGCGGCTGGCGGTGGAGCGGGCGAAGGCGCTGTTCGGGGCCGAGCACGCCAACGTCCAGTCCCACTCGGGCTCTTCGGCCGTGCTCGCCGCCTACGCCGCCCTGTTGCGCCCCGGCGACACCGTGCTGGCGATGGGCCTGCACTTCGGCGGTCACCTCACCCACGGGTCGCCCGCGAACTTCTCCGGCCGCTGGTTCGACTTCGTCGGGTACGGGGTCGAGGCGGAGTCCGGGCTCATCGACCACGAGCAGGTGCGGACCCTGGCCCGTACGCGCCGCCCCAAGGCGATCGTGTGCGGGTCGATCTCGTATCCCCGGCACATCGACTACGCGTTCTTCCGAGAGGTCGCCGACGAGGTGGGGGCCTACCTCATCGCCGACGCGGCCCACCCGATCGGGCTGGTCGCCGGGGGAGCGGCGCCCAACCCGGTGCCGTACGCCGACATCGTGTGCGCCACCACGCACAAGGTGCTGCGCGGGCCGCGCGGCGGGATGCTGCTGTGCGGGGGCGAACTGGCCGAGCGGGTGGACCGTGCGGTGTTCCCGTTCACGCAGGGCGGCGCGCAGATGCACACCATCGCCGCGAAGGCAGCCGCCTTCGGGGAGGCGGCAACGCCGGCGTTCACCGCGTACGCCCATCAGGTGGTCGCGAACGCCCGCGTACTGGCCAGAGGGCTGGCCGAACAGGGTCTCGTGGTGGTCACCGGCGGCACGGACACCCATCTGCTGACCGTCGATCCCGCGCCACTCGGTGTCGACGGCCGAACCGCCCGCGGCCGACTCGCGGCCGCCGGGTTCGTCCTCGACTGCTGTGCGCTGCCGCATGGCGGAGCCCTCGACGTCACGGTCGGAGACGCCCGTGGCCTGCGGCTCGGTACGGCCGCGCTGACCACACAGGGCATGGGCGAGACGGAGATGGCGCGGCTCGCCGTCCTGTTCGCGGGGGTGCTGCGGGACGGCGGGGACGGCAAGCGCACGCGTGAAGAAGTGCGGGACCTGGCCGAAAGATTTCCGCCGTATCCGCGCTGAGGTGGGGTAGACGGACAACCAGGCACAGCATCACGTGCAACCATCGTCGCTACCCGGATGTCCCCAACCATATGCGCGCATCGCTAGTGTGTGGGGCTGAGATGGCCAGCGAGACCTGTGGGGAAGCCCGTGCGTGAATACCTCCTGACGCTCTGCATCACGGCCGCGGTGACGTACCTCCTGACAGGGCCGGTGCGGAAGTTCGCGATCGTGGCCGGAGCCATGCCGGAGATCCGTGCGCGCGACGTCCACCGAGAACCGACGCCCCGCCTCGGCGGTATCGCGATGTTCTTCGGACTGTGCGCCGGTCTGCTGGTGGCCGACCATCTGACCAACCTCAGCGAGGTCTTCGCCAAGTCCGACGAACCGCGCGCGCTGCTCTCCGGGGCCGCGCTGATCTGGCTGATCGGCGTCCTGGACGACAAGTTCGAGATCGACGCCCTGATCAAGCTCGGCGGCCAGATGATCGCGGCCGGTGTGATGGTCATGCAGGGTCTGACGATCCTGTGGCTGCCCGTCCCGGGTGTCGGCATCGTCGCGCTGACCCCGTGGCAGGGCACCCTGCTCACGGTCGCCCTGGTCGTGATCACCATCAACGCGGTCAACTTCGTCGACGGCCTCGACGGTCTCGCGGCCGGCATGGTGTGCATCGCCTCCGGCGCGTTCTTCATGTACGCCTACCGCCTCTGGTACAGCTACGGCATCGAGGCCGCGGCCCCCGCCACGCTGTTCGCGGCCGTGCTGATGGGCATGTGCCTGGGCTTCCTGCCGCACAACATGCATCCCGCGCGGATCTTCATGGGCGACTCCGGCTCGATGATGATCGGCCTGGTGATGGCGGCCGGGGCGATCTCCATCACGGGGCAGGTCGACCCGGACGTGTTGAACCTGTACGGCTCGGAAC
Proteins encoded:
- the rpmE gene encoding 50S ribosomal protein L31 translates to MKRDIHPEYVETQVSCTCGASFTTRSTIESGTIRAEVCSECHPFYTGKQKILDTGGRVARFEARFGKAAAANK
- the prfA gene encoding peptide chain release factor 1; amino-acid sequence: MFEAVEELVGEHADLEKKLADPSVHADQANARKLNKRYAELTPIVGTYRSWKQTGDDIETGREFAADDPDFIAEVKELEKQREELTEKLRLLLVPRDPSDDKDVILEIKAGAGGDESALFAGDLLRMYLRYAERVGWKTEIIDSTESELGGYKDVQVAVKTKGGQGATEPGQGVWARLKYEGGVHRVQRVPSTESQGRIHTSAAGVLVTPEAEEVDVEIHANDLRIDVYRSSGPGGQSVNTTDSAVRITHLPTGVVASCQNEKSQLQNKEQAMRILRSRLLAAAQEEAEKNAADARRSQVRTVDRSEKIRTYNFPENRISDHRVGFKSYNLDQVLDGELDAVIQACVDADSAAKLAAA
- the prmC gene encoding peptide chain release factor N(5)-glutamine methyltransferase — translated: MNLLLGEVAQATQRLADAGVPSPRNDAEELAAFVHGVKRGELHTVKDSDFDARYWEVIARREAREPLQHITGRAYFRYLELQVGPGVFVPRPETESVVGWAIDAVRAMDVVEPLIVDLCTGSGAIALALAQEVPRSRVHAVELSEDALKWTRKNMAGSRVDLRQGNALDAFRDLDGQVDLVVSNPPYIPLTEWEYVAPEARDYDPELALFSGEDGLDLIRGIERTAHRLLRPGGVVVIEHADTQGGQVPWIFTEERGWADAADHPDLNNRPRFATARKALP
- a CDS encoding L-threonylcarbamoyladenylate synthase; translated protein: MARRYDTNDATDRATGLREAASAVRRGELVVLPTDTVYGIGADAFTSEAVADLLEAKGRGRNMPTPVLIGSPNTLHGLVTDFSEMAWELVDAFWPGALTLVAKHQPSLQWDLGDTRGTVAVRMPLHPVAIELLTEVGPMAVSSANLTGHPAPENCDAAEAMLGDSVSVYLDGGPTPGNEPSSIVDVTGKVPVLLRAGALSAEELRKVVPDLEVAN
- a CDS encoding arsenate reductase/protein-tyrosine-phosphatase family protein, with amino-acid sequence MTAPDAGRGIWDGEETRTFTGLPRDTFRILHVSTGNVCRSPITERLTRHALADRLGDPLWGGLVVESAGTWGHEGAPMEANAEAVLADFGADASGFTGRELLDEHVIRADLVLTATRDHRAQVISMGHSAGLRTFTLKEFTRLVRAIDPTTLPPLEEGMVVRARALVRAAAALRGWLLAPTAEADEVYDPYGAPLPFFRSVGDEIHQALDPVVTALTGVPARA
- a CDS encoding serine hydroxymethyltransferase — encoded protein: MSVTPVLEADVLRRQDPELADILLGELDRQATTLQLVAAENFTSPAVLAALGSPLANKYAEGYPGARYHGGCEMVDVAERLAVERAKALFGAEHANVQSHSGSSAVLAAYAALLRPGDTVLAMGLHFGGHLTHGSPANFSGRWFDFVGYGVEAESGLIDHEQVRTLARTRRPKAIVCGSISYPRHIDYAFFREVADEVGAYLIADAAHPIGLVAGGAAPNPVPYADIVCATTHKVLRGPRGGMLLCGGELAERVDRAVFPFTQGGAQMHTIAAKAAAFGEAATPAFTAYAHQVVANARVLARGLAEQGLVVVTGGTDTHLLTVDPAPLGVDGRTARGRLAAAGFVLDCCALPHGGALDVTVGDARGLRLGTAALTTQGMGETEMARLAVLFAGVLRDGGDGKRTREEVRDLAERFPPYPR
- a CDS encoding MraY family glycosyltransferase; protein product: MREYLLTLCITAAVTYLLTGPVRKFAIVAGAMPEIRARDVHREPTPRLGGIAMFFGLCAGLLVADHLTNLSEVFAKSDEPRALLSGAALIWLIGVLDDKFEIDALIKLGGQMIAAGVMVMQGLTILWLPVPGVGIVALTPWQGTLLTVALVVITINAVNFVDGLDGLAAGMVCIASGAFFMYAYRLWYSYGIEAAAPATLFAAVLMGMCLGFLPHNMHPARIFMGDSGSMMIGLVMAAGAISITGQVDPDVLNLYGSERSTVYTLVPVYIPLLMPLTIIAIPAADLILAIVRRTWRGQSPFAADRGHLHHRLLEVGHSHSRAVLIMYFWSAVIAFGTLAYTVNEASMWIVLAIAMLSGVGLFLLLLPRFTPRAPRWAERFVPPRYRRRAAVPATPEPVADWTPSLNGATAIGGRTHEPERSPAGARR